The sequence ACTCTTAATCATTCCAAATTATTGTTACAAAGcatttctttgttatttttggGCATAGTTTATGATCCCAAATATGCTGATTGGAAATATCAAAGACATAactatattcttttttatatatgtcaCTTTACAGATTGATTTGGCGGTGTTTGGTGGAGAGATTTTATGCCAGGTATTAATAACTGTTTCCCTTGTTTATTTCCACTATTCCGCATAAACATAATTTAAGGTCATTTTCTGCTAACCTCCAAGTTTGCAGTGAACaaatgttgatatttttttagtCATCTTATATTACAATCACCTTGTTTTTCTCAACCTACTTTGGATTTTTATGCACCTTCATTACAAATTTTGTAGCCAGATGCATTCCTTTGCTCTGTCAATGATGTGAAAGTCAGTAACACAGTTGATCAGAGGGCACGCAATGTCATTGCTACTGCAGAGGTGAGATATTGAGTGGTGTATCAGCTATTGTTCTGTTTGCTTTGCTTCCTACCATTGCTCTTATAGTTGATTTCTTTTCACCTTTTTGTTCTTTATGCTTTAATTTATATTGAAGTTGtcaaaatttctaatttatttatctcaATGTAAATGCTAATTTAGGGATTTTTAAGACAGAAGCTATCTGGACAAGGGCTTGCTTTTATACTTGCAGGTGGATCTGGTATGTAGAATCAAACTGACTTTGGTATATTAGCCTCTCTATATCTGGTTGTGATTGAATTGTCTAAGTACTAGTTGATTTgtgattataaatttataatcctCTCTTATACCAAACATAAGCGTATTTTTCCCCTTTGTCTATTGCTAGTTGTACAGAAAAATCTTGAGGTGGGTGAGGTTCTGGCTGTTGATGTGTCTTGCATTGTCGCCCTAACTTCAACAGTCAATGTCCAAATCAAATACAATGGTCCGATTAGAAGAGCAATGTTTGGGGTAAGATACTTCCATCTATACGTTTTTCATCCTCTTAATTTAATGTGTGttattcttttgtttgtgtTCATAAATCACTTAAGCTTCCATTTGTAATGATTTTTGTTCTTATAATCTagtgttatttaaaattgatttttattagtttcatttttcatttacaaTCACATGAATTTGGTGAGCTATAACTTTATTCTTGGCCGCCAATTacaacaaaaattttagtgGAAATCTTAGAGATACGTCGAACAAGGCAAAAATAGGTGTTCTATTGTTGTAATTTGTTGGGTATACAAACAGGATTTGGATCTTTGAGGAATATATcagaatcctttttttttttttttttttttggttcctcaCCTCTATCCTTGTAACAAATAACATTCTTGGTCTTTTTTGATCGTTTCCTAGGTTCACATGATTGTTAGACTCCCTTGTGTAGCATAGCTGCTACTAATCTTCTGATTTAGCTTTTCTGTTTCCAAGATTTAAAATTTCCCTCATGGTGTCCAACTGCAGGGTGAAAATCTAGTAACAGCTGTTCTAACAGGACCAGGCATCGTCTTTATCCAGAGTTTACCTTTTCACCGACTTTCTCAGCGCATTGCTCGGTAATGTTTTCTTGCAAGCGTAGATCTGCAGAATCAACCATTGAAACTGAATTGAGTTGCAGCCTTTTCTTTGTTTATGTCCTTGTGCTGTTCTAGATTTAATGGATTATGCTTGTTGATTTGCAGGGCGGTTACATCCCCAAACATGAGAGAAA comes from Ziziphus jujuba cultivar Dongzao chromosome 6, ASM3175591v1 and encodes:
- the LOC107430279 gene encoding uncharacterized protein LOC107430279 isoform X1 produces the protein MAAPFFSTPFQPYVYQSPQDAITPFQILGGEAQVVQIMLKPEEKIVAKPGSMCFMSGSIEMDNVFLPENEVGMWHWLFGKTVTSIILRNPGPSDGFVGIAAPSLARILPIDLAVFGGEILCQPDAFLCSVNDVKVSNTVDQRARNVIATAEGFLRQKLSGQGLAFILAGGSVVQKNLEVGEVLAVDVSCIVALTSTVNVQIKYNGPIRRAMFGGENLVTAVLTGPGIVFIQSLPFHRLSQRIARAVTSPNMRENPKFFIQIAIFFFLAYVVIVSSLILTDV
- the LOC107430279 gene encoding uncharacterized protein LOC107430279 isoform X2, producing the protein MAAPFFSTPFQPYVYQSPQDAITPFQILGGEAQVVQIMLKPEEKIVAKPVGMWHWLFGKTVTSIILRNPGPSDGFVGIAAPSLARILPIDLAVFGGEILCQPDAFLCSVNDVKVSNTVDQRARNVIATAEGFLRQKLSGQGLAFILAGGSVVQKNLEVGEVLAVDVSCIVALTSTVNVQIKYNGPIRRAMFGGENLVTAVLTGPGIVFIQSLPFHRLSQRIARAVTSPNMRENPKFFIQIAIFFFLAYVVIVSSLILTDV